A stretch of the Rhizobium sp. CCGE531 genome encodes the following:
- a CDS encoding HlyD family type I secretion periplasmic adaptor subunit, which produces MMGASRHDIHDNPPFFARLILGLCALMIVAFIAWAAFADIDEIARGEGKVIPVSKTQIVQSSEPGIVQQINVNLGQVVHKGDILVQLDNTTTASTLGESVAKARALGAKAERLALEEAGAFDAQFVCPADILATAKNVCDNEEKLFEADRASYNNKLDVLDQRLKQHQNELDEAHANIDRLTQNIAGAQKQYDLLKPLGEKKLVAQTEVLKVQRELVDLQGQLKVYVESLDRLQAAVKEATLQVADLGLQLRQQALTDKGQALSELSVVDETIRGASDRVKHTDIRSPVDGIVNTLEVNTIGAYVDAGKVIAGVVPTADTLLIEAKISPRDVAFVRVDQPAVIKISAYDFSIFGALDGKVVNVSADSLVEKDKNETYYLVRIKTDKSALERDGKHYPIIPGMVASAEIVTGRKAILAYLMKPINKARSEALTER; this is translated from the coding sequence ATGATGGGTGCATCTCGCCACGACATCCACGACAATCCTCCATTCTTCGCCCGGCTGATCCTTGGCCTTTGTGCCCTGATGATCGTTGCTTTCATCGCCTGGGCGGCCTTTGCCGATATCGACGAGATCGCACGCGGTGAAGGGAAGGTGATACCGGTATCGAAGACGCAGATCGTGCAATCGTCCGAACCAGGTATCGTCCAGCAGATCAATGTCAATCTCGGGCAAGTCGTCCACAAGGGCGATATTCTGGTCCAGCTCGACAACACAACGACGGCGTCTACGCTCGGCGAATCGGTTGCCAAGGCTCGCGCGCTCGGTGCCAAGGCTGAGCGCCTGGCCCTGGAGGAGGCAGGTGCCTTCGACGCACAGTTCGTCTGTCCGGCTGATATTCTTGCCACCGCAAAAAACGTCTGCGACAACGAGGAAAAGCTCTTCGAGGCGGATCGCGCTTCTTATAACAATAAGCTCGATGTTCTCGATCAGCGCCTGAAGCAGCATCAGAACGAGCTGGACGAAGCCCACGCCAACATAGACCGCCTGACGCAAAACATCGCCGGCGCCCAGAAGCAATACGATCTGCTGAAGCCGCTTGGTGAGAAAAAACTCGTTGCTCAAACGGAGGTTCTCAAAGTCCAGCGAGAGCTTGTCGACCTGCAAGGGCAGCTTAAAGTCTACGTCGAAAGCCTCGATCGCCTGCAAGCGGCCGTCAAGGAGGCGACATTACAGGTTGCCGACCTTGGATTGCAGCTGCGCCAGCAGGCCCTGACCGACAAGGGACAGGCACTGTCGGAACTTTCGGTCGTCGACGAGACGATCCGCGGGGCATCCGATCGGGTCAAGCATACGGATATCCGGTCACCGGTGGACGGCATCGTCAATACGCTGGAGGTCAATACGATCGGCGCCTATGTCGACGCCGGCAAGGTCATCGCTGGTGTCGTCCCGACAGCGGACACTCTGCTGATCGAGGCGAAGATCTCACCCCGCGACGTTGCTTTCGTGCGCGTCGACCAGCCGGCGGTCATTAAGATTTCGGCCTATGATTTCTCTATCTTCGGTGCTTTGGACGGCAAGGTCGTCAATGTGTCCGCCGATAGCCTTGTCGAAAAGGACAAGAACGAAACCTATTACCTCGTGCGCATCAAGACCGACAAATCGGCGCTGGAGCGAGACGGCAAGCACTATCCGATCATCCCCGGCATGGTGGCTTCCGCCGAGATAGTGACAGGCCGCAAGGCGATTCTCGCCTATCTGATGAAGCCGATCAACAAGGCGCGCTCCGAAGCGCTCACGGAACGGTGA
- a CDS encoding ribbon-helix-helix domain-containing protein: MRKGAGKDEAAMMVRDEALPSVDGDELEPRFRAVTGGGERRGIRLERIYWDGLGRMSEAGGISIGDLVSTTAAEMPETGNLTSLLRVLSFKWALSRLDAVEDVASLTNLNAVLQASPTPAVVLTQERGIKLFNDAFLKMLRHRLPLIDDVQQTARTLRLSIDTQIEEVLSILSINRGKTLNTGFKIGLGSQSLTGHINLALAPTHEAPMLVGYLSVN, from the coding sequence ATGCGCAAAGGAGCCGGGAAGGACGAAGCTGCGATGATGGTCCGGGACGAAGCCTTGCCATCGGTCGATGGTGATGAGTTGGAGCCACGTTTCCGAGCCGTAACCGGCGGCGGCGAGCGTCGTGGCATTCGTCTGGAGCGTATCTATTGGGATGGTCTCGGACGAATGTCGGAGGCCGGCGGCATCAGCATCGGTGACCTGGTATCCACCACGGCAGCCGAAATGCCGGAAACGGGTAACCTGACTTCTTTGTTGCGCGTCCTCAGCTTCAAATGGGCGCTCAGTCGTCTCGATGCCGTTGAGGATGTCGCATCGCTGACCAATCTTAACGCCGTTCTTCAGGCGTCGCCAACGCCGGCGGTGGTGTTGACGCAGGAGCGCGGGATCAAGCTGTTCAACGATGCCTTCCTGAAGATGCTGCGCCACCGTCTGCCGTTGATCGATGATGTCCAGCAAACGGCGCGCACCTTACGCCTGTCGATCGATACTCAGATCGAAGAGGTGCTCTCCATCCTGTCGATTAATCGCGGCAAGACGCTGAACACCGGATTCAAGATCGGCCTCGGCTCGCAATCGCTGACGGGCCACATCAATCTGGCGTTGGCGCCGACGCACGAGGCACCGATGCTGGTCGGCTATCTTTCCGTTAATTGA
- a CDS encoding transglutaminase-like cysteine peptidase encodes MAYKNKKTILSALAAASFAFGLSSPTIGMAATGDTVRPVVTLFQDPLVETAIDLFAPAIGNAAKAISGVDLATLNQSLAVAPGGLPHNDLTASEPVRPTKPSSAPLGDSVFGTVAIPFKHLAALNNYAGPLAEIRSGKSLDCGARGCNAAETVIAAAETKIAGASIRDKINTINYTVNHAIRYASDMDTYHVADHWAKPSEALSHQQGDCEDYAILKMAALYKAGVDLDHMTLVVLFDQQRHFYHAVLSVSVNGNNLILDNMRDEVLSDKRIGEYLPLYSIVAGRGYLHGSRDPHAQAVAAAVPLAKVVPGEGEVH; translated from the coding sequence CTATCGTCACCGACCATTGGTATGGCGGCGACAGGCGATACCGTCCGCCCTGTTGTCACGCTGTTTCAGGACCCACTGGTCGAGACCGCCATCGATCTCTTTGCGCCCGCCATCGGAAACGCCGCAAAGGCAATCAGCGGCGTCGACCTGGCTACATTGAACCAGAGCCTCGCTGTTGCACCGGGCGGCCTTCCGCATAATGACTTGACTGCATCGGAGCCGGTACGCCCCACAAAGCCGAGCAGCGCTCCCTTGGGCGACTCTGTATTCGGAACTGTCGCCATTCCGTTCAAACATCTTGCCGCGCTTAACAATTACGCCGGCCCGCTCGCCGAAATCCGGTCGGGCAAATCGCTCGATTGCGGAGCACGTGGATGCAATGCAGCCGAAACCGTCATCGCGGCCGCTGAAACAAAGATTGCCGGCGCCTCGATCCGCGACAAGATCAATACTATCAATTACACGGTCAACCATGCCATCCGCTACGCCAGCGACATGGACACCTATCATGTGGCGGATCACTGGGCGAAACCGAGCGAAGCGCTATCGCATCAGCAGGGCGACTGTGAGGACTACGCAATCTTGAAGATGGCGGCACTCTATAAAGCCGGTGTCGATCTCGACCATATGACCCTGGTCGTTCTCTTCGACCAGCAGCGACATTTTTACCACGCCGTCCTGTCAGTCTCCGTCAACGGCAACAATCTTATCCTCGACAACATGCGTGACGAGGTCTTGTCCGACAAACGCATTGGGGAATATCTGCCACTCTATTCGATCGTTGCAGGTCGCGGCTATTTGCACGGCTCGCGCGATCCTCATGCACAAGCAGTGGCCGCCGCAGTGCCGCTCGCCAAGGTGGTTCCCGGCGAAGGCGAGGTCCATTAA